The Candidatus Sysuiplasma jiujiangense genome includes a window with the following:
- a CDS encoding YhbY family RNA-binding protein: protein MTIDRKERAEAHRLKATIQVGKRGVTEDSIRETISQIKKRGMVKVKFNSSSEEIDSFIDSISENATLVMRRGRTIVFRKMR, encoded by the coding sequence ATTACGATAGACAGAAAAGAACGTGCAGAGGCACACCGTCTGAAAGCTACGATACAGGTAGGCAAAAGAGGGGTTACAGAAGACTCGATAAGGGAAACGATTTCGCAGATAAAGAAGAGGGGGATGGTAAAGGTTAAATTCAACAGCAGTTCCGAAGAAATAGATTCGTTCATCGATTCCATAAGTGAAAATGCAACTCTCGTGATGAGAAGAGGTAGAACCATCGTGTTCAGAAAAATGAGGTAA
- the serS gene encoding serine--tRNA ligase codes for MLDARLIRENRKLVIDSFINRNRDTSILDRFDDIDRAWKKAVDRRNAINRIRNESAIAISKLTGIEREKEIEEAKGIAAELKHVSDEIQKLEKEREELLLYFPNIPAVNTPVGKSEEENVIVGMPIEPRRFSFKPLPHYELCERLNMLDMKRGAKITGSGFYVLEGEGARLERALINYMMDMHRRQGYTEVQVPVIVRSKCALGTGTLPEKKDDMYWVEGEDLLLNPTAEVPVTNLLSEEILSKEELPVYYTAYLRSFRKEAGKHVDLKGIGRVHEFNKVELVKFVEPEARMEELRKLLNDAEEVVKGLNLPYRIKHLCTGDLGFSNEETFDIEVYAPGVDNWLEVSSCSSFGDFQARRAHIKYRKAPHLKSEFVATLNGSGLALPRTFIGVVENYQLEDGRIEIPDVLRPYMGNERVISQ; via the coding sequence ATGTTAGATGCTCGACTCATAAGAGAAAACAGGAAGCTTGTGATTGACTCGTTCATAAACAGAAACAGGGATACATCAATTCTGGACAGATTCGATGATATCGACAGAGCCTGGAAAAAAGCGGTTGACAGGCGAAATGCGATTAATAGAATTAGAAATGAAAGCGCAATAGCGATTTCGAAACTTACTGGCATCGAGAGGGAAAAGGAGATTGAAGAAGCAAAAGGAATTGCAGCGGAGCTTAAGCATGTCAGCGATGAAATTCAAAAACTCGAAAAGGAGAGAGAAGAACTGCTTCTCTATTTTCCAAATATACCAGCAGTAAATACTCCTGTAGGCAAAAGCGAAGAAGAGAACGTAATAGTCGGCATGCCCATTGAGCCTAGGAGGTTTAGTTTCAAACCGCTACCCCATTATGAACTTTGTGAACGACTCAATATGCTTGATATGAAAAGGGGTGCAAAAATAACGGGAAGTGGATTCTATGTCCTGGAGGGTGAAGGGGCTAGACTGGAACGGGCGCTTATCAATTACATGATGGACATGCACAGAAGGCAGGGATATACAGAGGTTCAGGTTCCCGTAATTGTGAGGTCGAAATGCGCGCTTGGTACAGGTACGCTACCTGAAAAGAAGGATGACATGTACTGGGTAGAAGGTGAAGATCTCCTGCTGAATCCCACTGCAGAAGTACCGGTAACCAATCTGTTAAGTGAGGAGATACTCTCTAAGGAGGAGCTGCCGGTATACTATACCGCTTATCTTCGTTCCTTTAGAAAGGAGGCCGGAAAGCATGTGGATCTCAAAGGCATAGGGAGGGTGCACGAGTTTAACAAAGTTGAACTCGTAAAATTTGTCGAACCGGAAGCCAGGATGGAGGAATTGCGGAAACTGCTGAACGATGCAGAGGAAGTGGTAAAGGGATTGAATCTGCCATACAGGATCAAGCACCTCTGTACCGGCGATCTCGGTTTCTCAAACGAGGAGACTTTTGACATAGAAGTTTATGCGCCTGGTGTTGACAACTGGCTTGAAGTCTCTTCCTGCAGTTCGTTCGGGGATTTTCAGGCAAGGAGGGCACATATAAAGTACAGGAAGGCGCCCCATCTAAAGAGCGAGTTTGTAGCCACACTGAACGGTTCAGGCCTTGCGCTGCCAAGGACCTTCATCGGGGTGGTGGAGAATTACCAGCTGGAAGACGGGAGAATTGAGATACCGGATGTTCTCAGGCCTTATATGGGCAATGAAAGAGTGATTTCTCAGTGA
- a CDS encoding glycosyltransferase family 2 protein, which produces MQKPLISVIITAYGRKMFLKDALISVASQDIDRDKFEIFVVKNFNDTEIDELCLKTGAEMINSEESNVTLFRYAAIDRCRGEILCFLDDDDRWEKRKLEHVLEVFRKYRRLGFYRNSIKFINHDGRVIENPYRYRPVQFNEHGHTLYVDGSRMERFASHAVNRRYDFNCSSISIRKEILLRYRNFAPGIISSFDSFMFYCTAISGYSFLADDSELTHYRINGGSISFSPTLSFSGRQTVTYRTLLAMADFYGKRNLIKMLERQLAFFMLINTIHKQEAQKREVLRLTVEFTRHMHIYKIAENFVTAVISTMYIIHPSLSRSLYEKFTSVKMPILQ; this is translated from the coding sequence ATGCAGAAACCGCTGATAAGTGTAATAATAACAGCTTACGGGAGAAAGATGTTTTTGAAGGATGCGCTTATCTCCGTTGCGTCACAGGATATTGACAGAGACAAATTCGAGATATTTGTTGTCAAGAATTTCAATGATACTGAAATAGATGAGCTTTGCCTTAAGACTGGAGCTGAAATGATAAACAGCGAAGAGAGCAACGTAACACTCTTCAGATATGCCGCCATTGACAGATGCCGAGGAGAGATACTCTGTTTTCTCGATGATGATGACAGATGGGAGAAAAGAAAACTCGAACATGTTCTGGAGGTGTTCAGGAAGTATCGCCGACTTGGCTTCTATAGAAATTCAATAAAATTCATTAACCATGACGGCAGGGTGATAGAGAATCCTTATCGATACAGACCTGTCCAGTTTAATGAGCACGGTCACACTTTATATGTAGATGGCAGCAGGATGGAACGCTTCGCTTCACACGCGGTAAACAGGCGTTACGATTTCAACTGCAGTTCAATTTCTATCAGAAAGGAGATACTTCTTAGATACAGAAACTTTGCACCCGGTATCATATCCTCATTCGATAGTTTCATGTTCTATTGCACAGCAATCAGCGGCTACTCTTTCCTTGCAGATGATAGCGAGTTGACACATTACAGGATTAATGGGGGAAGCATATCATTCTCCCCTACACTGAGCTTCTCCGGAAGACAGACGGTCACGTACAGAACGCTACTCGCAATGGCCGACTTCTACGGCAAGAGGAATCTTATCAAGATGCTCGAAAGACAGCTGGCTTTTTTTATGCTCATTAACACAATACATAAGCAGGAAGCGCAAAAGCGTGAAGTGCTAAGACTCACGGTCGAGTTTACGAGGCATATGCACATATACAAAATCGCTGAAAATTTCGTGACTGCGGTCATCTCCACGATGTACATAATTCATCCAAGTTTAAGCAGATCTCTCTATGAAAAATTCACATCTGTTAAGATGCCTATCCTGCAATAA